A single Plasmodium yoelii strain 17X genome assembly, chromosome: 10 DNA region contains:
- a CDS encoding 6-cysteine protein — translation MKDHIKNVCFRKTLLISLLLIILKYTKYDYLEKENGGKQKYNSNISSPSLLRTYFGVYVNRKNKDVKALKKLLKNVTISNNYLCMVKKVDINVYNKICGNKINKIILNNERKYEKNDLKKKCITTESSSCTFDEEKKRKKLFTDYEKINLYKNSNPLEDIDTNGNTIKGFLFELFDIIEKIKKIVIDASNKIISMCLFNNDNYKENLFDIKNNKDYNKLHNYNSYKYYENPNINTYNINKELYVYNEEYAHKYLYSFIDISPDNLNVDFYKKEVQGGDRNIVPEIFKNKNVYNLSKDKKYDIHDKMNDGNKSNCGVSSDKAEKYIFDTETNRSVKLKKEQFLEKSENWNESKINQSNKLHKKNNEVIYRSIGRILAEPIYENLVLNTDRNKEKEREREIERKQEREWEKEREKDRNPNTNKNKPNPLEEKLLLIIKEQKGDPKSENSEQNQGITVLEFSRTPSKKKKRSCTILAENESETSGEDKEKDKKQDKESNTSDNNNGDSPASPAPNDSNYDSPASPAPNDVPEGNIQRPSRLIAEKESENKSEDKKQDNESNTSDNNNGDSPVSPSPNDVPEGNIKRPSRLIAEKESENNSKNKSEDKKQNKESNTSDNKNEDSNYDNPASPAPNDSNYDSPASPAPNDVPEGNIQRPSRLIAEKESENNSENKSEDKKQDKETNTSDNNNGDNSSSPVPNDVPEGNIQRPSRLIAEKESENNSKNKSEDKKQNKESNTSDNKNEDSNYDNPASPAPNDSNYDSPASPAPNDVPEGNIQRPSRLIAEKESENNSENKSEDKKQDKETNTSDNNNGDNPASPAPNDSNYDSPASPSPNDVPEGNIKRPSRLIAEKESENNSENKSEDKEQNKKQDKETNTSDNNNGDNPASPAPNDVPEGNIQRPSRLIAEKESENNSENKSENKETNTSDNKNGDSNYDNPASPAPNDSNYDNPASPAPNDVPEGNIQRPSRLIAEKESENNSKNKSEDKKQNKESNTSNNNNEDSNYDNPASPAPNDSNYDNPASPAPNDSNYDSPASPAPNDVPEGNIKRPSRLIAEKESENNSKNKSEDKKQNKETNTSDNNNGDSNYDNPSSPAPNDIPEGNIKRPSRLIAEKESENKSESNSENKSEDKKQDKESNTSDNNNGERPATPFPNDLPEDKPKRPTRLFAEKESENNGENKNEDKKQDKETNTSDNNNGDRPASPAPNDSNYDSPASPAPNDVPEGNIKRPSRLIAENESENKENEKKKKIKVYNTSGNNNGDSPASPAPNDVPEGNIKRPSRLIAEKESENNSENKSEDKKQDKETNTSDNNNGDNPASPAHKDESNYDNPASPAPNDVPEGNIQRPSRLIAEKESENNSENKNEDKKQDKETNTSDNNNGDSNYDNPSSPAPNDVPEGNIKRPSRLIAEKESENKSESNSENKSEDKKQDKESNTSDNNNGDRPASPAPNDSNYDSPASPAPNDSNYDSPASPAPNDVPEGNIKRPSRLIAENESENKENEKKKKIKVYNTSGNNNGDSPASPAPNDVPEGNIQRPSRLIAEKESENKSESNSENKSEDKKQDKETNTSDNNNGDNPASPAPKDVPEDKPKRPTRLFAEKESENNSENKNEDKKQDKETNTSDNKNDDSNYENPASPAPKDVPEDKPKRPTRLFAEKESENNSENKEQNKESNTSDNNNGDNSASSVSIDIPEGNIKIPSILISESESENKSKTNGEDKEQNKESNTSDNNGDNSASSVSIDIPEGNIQRPSRLIAEKESENNSEHNSKNKNEDKKQDKETNTSNNKTDDNPASPAPNDVPEDKPKRPTRLFAEKESENNNENKNEDKKQNKESNTSDNKNEDSNYDNPASPAPNDSNYDNPASPAPNDVPEGNIKRPSRLIAEKESENNSENKNEYKEQNKEYNTSDNNSGDIPESPVPNYVPEGKFKKISRLIAKKESENNRENKSEDKKQDKETNTSDNKNDDRPATPVPNDVPEGNIKRPSRLIAEKETENNGENKSEDKKQDKETNTSDNNHDDRPATPAPNDVPEANIKRPSRLIAEKESENNSENKSENKETNTSDNKNGDSNYDNPASPAPNDDSNYDNPASPAPNDVPEGNIKRPSRLIAEKESENNSENNSENKESNTSDNNNGDDSASSVSIDIPEGNIKWYSRPTAEKKSENNSENNSENKESNTSDNNNGDDSASSVSIDIPEGNIKWYSRPTAEKKSENNSENNSKNKESNTSDNNNGDDSASSVSVDIPEGNIKRPSRLIAEKESENNSENKNDDKKQDKETNTSDNKNEDSNYDNPASPAPNDSNYDNPASPAPNDIPEGNIKRPSRLIAEKEYENNSENKNEYKEQNKEYNTSDNNSGDIPESPVPNYVPEGKFKRFSRLIAEKESENNSENKNDDKKQDKETNTSDNNNEVSNYDNPASPAPNDSNYDNPASPVSVDIPEGNIKRPSRLIAEKESENNNKNKNEDKKHDKETNTSDNKNEDSNYDNPASPAPNDSNYDNPASPVSVDIPEGNIKRPSRLIAEKESENKNEDKKQDKKQDNETNNSDNNHDDRPATPAPNDVPEDKPKRPTRLFAEKESENNSENKNEDKKQNKESNTSDNNHDDRPATPAPNDVPEDKPKRPTRLFAEKESENNSENKNEDKKQNKESNTSDNKNEDSNYDNPASPAPNDDSNYDNPASPAPNDVPEGKFKRLSRLIAEKEFENKSEKHISGKNKANKSTFVENGQKWNLDEERKSMFEKIKKKKQKYKKKYYAYDMIEKMEYLSSLSDDEYFTNDGAPNHAQTSSVLGKYLKHPNTYNKYLDINLFFDEKPYQYRKGNYYFINPFPYSIIKMKKNEGLSNSEKIKYDGVYCYSLSFNNYSSLTYTIENSFRNVKPIEEIIPGTLTGFKSDDGYQKMLTPMFVEQDMFLHCAFKNEYDEIENKIASFPVKIFLKKNLNKTKGCSFQINKNGSIYKEYAERESFLSKKVILNDESTSNECDITATNEIIGFQCGPPYKYYTNDSNTSYIDKIFFNTVNNEDIKIGEYFKVEPAHCFEEVNANEHIEDIAPGSFPFPNFEMINGGLKSHHTRYIKLKIRDPNAIISCYCNYYNNGKIIYSGIMTINGKKKYNDQSYSDYPPQDINKTSDNAKGTGHKTINSNKKSKIDNTENYDNDYKYFFNFLPYYNPYLMQYKKQPEYVVKNDFIYDSKYSDTNNDEFLKKIKNNLSDLKLTDNNEYIHDMDDNLRYKYDNRDSNVYPISEYDLENHFDSDVLSDSYGHTFNDDYISPHSNSYYEENTYNSDDIFSNYDDVNIEAEYEEFEPLQNNVTFQDNKSYEDKSQSIIVINKSKNVNLYIPKNKIKNKSEYTKNNEDIEDNKKKDALLKYLLLTYEETPDKNEKMNKKLKLFKEYFPSSPNHNIFVEEKENDNTSNKIKSIFDNQEKSIESLSGEQINGEIEVSENDSTLDHNKSYNYDNTNSNNHENNNAGVNNADVNNDGVNNDGVNNAGVNNAGENNAGVNNAGENNAGVNNADDNNADDNIDDDTTNFIMDKILHDLFGHNEYDGNKEENPKNKKIYQTKINTIENEEDDEEEEEEEEDLIEKDGELEKEGIVPRRKQKRVTKI, via the coding sequence atgaaagatcatataaaaaatgtatgctTTCGGAAAACTCTACTCATTTCACTACtacttattatattaaaatacacaaaatatgattatttagaaaaagaaaatggtGGAAAACAAAAATACAACAGCAATATATCGTCGCCAAGTTTACTAAGAACATATTTTGGTGTATATGtcaatagaaaaaataaggaTGTAAAGGCATTGAagaaattgttaaaaaatgttaCGATTTCTAATAATTACCTTTGCATGGTGAAAAAGGTGGACATAAATGTttacaataaaatatgtggtaataagataaataaaattatattgaaCAACGAAAGAAAATATGAgaaaaatgatttaaaaaaaaagtgcaTTACTACTGAATCTTCATCGTGCACAtttgatgaagaaaaaaaaaggaaaaaattattcacagattatgaaaaaataaatttatataaaaatagtaaccCCCTTGAGGATATTGACACAAATGGAAATACAATTAAAGGCTTTCtttttgaattatttgatataattgaaaaaattaagaaaattGTAATAGATGCATCtaacaaaattatttccaTGTGTCtatttaataatgataattacAAAGAAAACTTATTcgacataaaaaataataaggattataataaattgcataattataattcttataaatattatgaaaatccaaatataaatacatacaACATTAATAAAGAgttgtatgtatataatgaGGAATATGctcataaatatttatattcttttataGACATTTCACctgataatttaaatgttgatttttataaaaaagaagTTCAAGGAGGAGATAGAAATATAGTGCCcgaaatttttaaaaataaaaatgtgtataaTTTATCTAAGGATAAAAAGTATGATATCCATGATAAGATGAATGATGGAAATAAATCGAATTGTGGGGTTTCAAGTGACAAAGccgaaaaatatatatttgacaCTGAAACAAATAGAAGCGTAAAACTTAAAAAGGAACAATTTTTGGAAAAAAGTGAAAACTGGAATGAAAGCAAAATAAACCAATCAAACAAActgcataaaaaaaataacgaagTGATATATAGATCGATAGGAAGAATTTTGGCAGAACcaatatatgaaaatttagTTTTAAATACAGATagaaataaagaaaaagaaagagAACGAGAAATAGAAAGGAAACAAGAAAGAGAATGGGAAAAGGAAAGAGAAAAAGATAGAAATccaaatacaaataaaaataaacctAATCCGTTGGAAGAAAAACTTTTGCTGATTATTAAAGAACAGAAAGGAGATCCTAAAAGTGAAAATTCCGAACAAAATCAAGGAATTACTGTATTAGAATTTAGTCGTACACcgtcaaaaaaaaaaaaaagatcaTGCACAATTTTAGCTGAAAATGAATCAGAAACTTCGGGCGAAGATAAAGAAAAGGATAAAAAACAAGATAAAGAATCTAATACTTCTGACAATAACAATGGTGATAGTCCAGCCTCTCCAGCCCCAAATGATTCAAATTATGATAGTCCAGCTTCGCCAGCTCCAAATGATGTACCAGAAGGTAACATTCAAAGACCTTCTAGATTAATCGCAGAAAAGGAATCTGAAAATAAGAGTGAAGATAAAAAACAAGATAATGAATCTAATACTTCTGATAATAACAATGGTGATAGTCCAGTTTCTCCATCTCCAAATGATGTACCAGAAGGTAACATTAAAAGACCTTCTAGATTAATTGCAGAAAAAGAATCTGAAAacaatagtaaaaataagaGTGAAGACAAAAAGCAAAATAAAGAAAGTAATACttctgataataaaaatgaagactCAAATTATGATAATCCCGCTTCTCCAGCCCCAAATGATTCAAATTATGATAGTCCAGCTTCTCCAGCCCCAAATGATGTACCGGAAGGCAACATTCAAAGACCTTCTAGACTAATTGCAGAAAAAGAATCTGAAAATAATAGTGAAAATAAGAGTGAAGATAAAAAACAAGATAAAGAAACTAATACTTCTGATAATAACAATGGTGATAATTCATCTTCTCCAGTCCCAAATGATGTACCAGAAGGTAACATTCAAAGACCTTCTAGATTAATCGCGGAAAAAGAATCtgaaaataatagtaaaaataagaGTGAAGACAAAAAGCAAAATAAAGAAAGTAATACttctgataataaaaatgaagactCAAATTATGATAATCCCGCTTCTCCAGCCCCAAATGATTCAAATTATGATAGTCCAGCTTCTCCAGCCCCAAATGATGTACCGGAAGGCAACATTCAAAGACCTTCTAGACTAATTGCAGAAAAAGAATCTGAAAATAATAGTGAAAATAAGAGTGAAGATAAAAAACAAGATAAAGAAACTAATACTTCTGATAATAACAATGGTGATAATCCAGCCTCTCCAGCCCCAAATGACTCAAATTATGATAGTCCAGCTTCTCCATCTCCAAATGATGTACCAGAAGGTAACATTAAAAGACCTTCTAGATTAATTGCAGAAAAAGAATCTGAAAACAATAGTGAAAATAAGAGTGAAGAtaaagaacaaaataaaaaacaagatAAAGAAACTAATACTTCTGATAATAACAATGGTGATAATCCAGCCTCTCCAGCCCCAAATGATGTACCAGAAGGTAACATTCAAAGACCTTCTAGACTAATTGCAGAAAAAGAATCTGAAAATAATAGTGAAAATAAGagtgaaaataaagaaactaATACttctgataataaaaatggagaCTCAAATTATGATAACCCCGCTTCGCCAGCCCCAAATGATTCAAATTATGATAATCCAGCTTCTCCAGCCCCAAATGATGTACCAGAAGGTAACATTCAAAGACCTTCTAGATTAATCGCGGAAAAAGAATCtgaaaataatagtaaaaataagaGTGAAGACAAAAAGCAAAATAAAGAAAGTAATACttctaataataacaatgaaGACTCAAATTATGATAACCCCGCTTCGCCAGCCCCAAATGATTCAAATTATGATAATCCAGCTTCTCCAGCCCCAAATGATTCAAATTATGATAGTCCAGCTTCTCCAGCCCCAAATGATGTACCAGAAGGTAACATTAAAAGACCTTCTAGATTAATCGCGGAAAAAGAATCtgaaaataatagtaaaaataagaGTGAAGACAAAAAgcaaaataaagaaactaATACTTCTGATAATAACAATGGTGACTCAAATTATGATAATCCATCTTCTCCAGCCCCAAATGATATACCGGAAGGCAACATTAAAAGGCCTTCTAGACTAATCGCAGAAAAGGAATCTGAAAATAAGAGTGAAAGCAATAGTGAAAATAAGAGTGAAGATAAAAAACAAGATAAAGAATCTAATACTTCtgacaataataatggtGAAAGACCAGCTACTCCATTTCCAAATGATCTACCAGAAGATAAACCTAAAAGGCCTACTAGATTATTCGCAGAAAAAGAATCTGAAAATAATGGTGAAAATAAGAATGAAGATAAAAAACAAGATAAAGAAACTAATACTTCTGATAATAACAATGGTGATAGACCAGCTTCTCCAGCCCCAAATGATTCAAATTATGATAGTCCAGCTTCTCCAGCCCCAAATGATGTACCAGAAGGTAACATTAAAAGGCCTTCTAGACTAATTGCAGAAAATGAAtctgaaaataaagaaaatgaaaaaaaaaaaaaaataaaagtatataatacttctggtaataataatggtgATAGTCCAGCTTCTCCAGCCCCAAATGATGTACCAGAAGGTAATATTAAAAGACCTTCTAGACTAATCGCAGAAAAAGAATCTGAAAATAATAGTGAAAATAAGAGTGAAGATAAAAAACAAGATAAAGAAACTAATACTTCTGATAATAACAATGGTGATAATCCCGCTTCGCCAGCCCACAAAGATGAATCAAATTATGATAACCCCGCTTCGCCAGCCCCAAACGATGTACCAGAAGGTAACATTCAAAGACCTTCTAGATTAATCGCGGAAAAAGAATCTGAAAACAATAGTGAAAATAAGAATGAAGATAAAAAACAAGATAAAGAAACTAATACTTCTGATAATAACAATGGTGACTCAAATTATGATAATCCATCTTCTCCAGCCCCAAATGATGTACCGGAAGGCAACATTAAAAGGCCTTCTAGACTAATCGCAGAAAAGGAATCTGAAAATAAGAGTGAAAGCAATAGTGAAAATAAGAGTGAAGATAAAAAACAAGATAAAGAATCTAATACTTCtgacaataataatggtGATAGACCAGCTTCTCCAGCCCCAAATGATTCAAATTATGATAGTCCAGCTTCTCCAGCCCCAAATGATTCAAATTATGATAGTCCAGCTTCTCCAGCCCCAAATGATGTACCAGAAGGTAACATTAAAAGGCCTTCTAGACTAATTGCAGAAAATGAAtctgaaaataaagaaaatgaaaaaaaaaaaaaaataaaagtatataatacttctggtaataataatggtgATAGTCCAGCTTCTCCAGCCCCAAATGATGTACCAGAAGGTAACATTCAAAGGCCTTCTAGACTAATCGCAGAAAAGGAATCTGAAAATAAGAGTGAAAGCAATAGTGAAAATAAGAGTGAAGATAAAAAACAAGATAAAGAAACTAATACTTCTGATAATAACAATGGTGATAATCCCGCTTCTCCAGCTCCGAAGGATGTACCAGAAGATAAACCTAAAAGGCCTACTAGATTATTCGCAGAAAAAGAATCTGAAAACAATAGTGAAAATAAGAATGAAGATAAAAAACAAGATAAAGAAACTAATACttctgataataaaaatgacgACTCAAATTATGAAAATCCAGCTTCTCCAGCTCCGAAGGATGTACCAGAAGATAAACCTAAAAGGCCTACTAGATTATTCGCAGAAAAAGAATCTGAAAACAAtagtgaaaataaagaacaaaataaagaatcTAATACTTCTGATAACAACAATGGTGATAACTCCGCTTCTTCAGTCTCAATTGATATACCAGAAGGTAACATTAAAATCccttctatattaatttcagAAAGTGAATCTGAAAATAAGAGTAAAACTAACGGTGAAGAtaaagaacaaaataaagaatcTAATACTTCTGATAACAATGGTGATAACTCCGCTTCTTCAGTCTCAATTGATATACCAGAAGGTAACATTCAAAGACCTTCTAGATTAATTGCAGAAAAAGAATCTGAAAATAATAGTGAAcataatagtaaaaataagaATGAAGATAAAAAACAAGATAAAGAAACCAATACttctaataataaaactGATGATAATCCAGCTTCTCCAGCTCCAAATGATGTACCAGAAGATAAACCTAAAAGGCCTACTAGATTATTCGCAGAAAAGGAATCTGAAaacaataatgaaaataagaatgaagataaaaaacaaaataaagaatcTAATACttctgataataaaaatgaagactCAAATTATGATAACCCCGCTTCACCAGCCCCAAATGATTCAAATTATGATAATCCAGCTTCTCCAGCTCCAAATGATGTACCAGAAGGTAACATTAAAAGACCTTCTAGATTAATCGCAGAAAAAGAATCTGAAAATAATAGTGAAAATAAGAATGAATAtaaagaacaaaataaagaatataataCTTCTGATAACAACAGTGGTGATATTCCTGAATCTCCAGTCCCAAATTATGTACCAGAAGGTAAATTTAAAAAGATTTCTAGACTAATCGCGAAAAAAGAATCTGAAAATAATCGTGAAAATAAGAGTGAAGATAAAAAACAAGATAAAGAAACCAATACttctgataataaaaatgatgatagaCCAGCTACTCCAGTTCCAAATGATGTACCAGAAGGTAACATTAAAAGGCCTTCTAGACTAATCGCGGAAAAAGAAACTGAAAATAATGGTGAAAATAAGAGTGAAGATAAAAAACAAGATAAAGAAACTAATACTTCTGACAATAACCATGATGATAGACCAGCTACTCCAGCCCCAAATGATGTACCAGAAGCTAACATTAAAAGGCCTTCTAGATTAATTGCAGAAAAAGAATCTGAAAATAATAGTGAAAATAAGagtgaaaataaagaaactaATACttctgataataaaaatggagaCTCAAATTATGATAACCCCGCTTCGCCAGCCCCAAATGATGATTCAAATTATGATAATCCAGCTTCTCCAGCCCCAAATGATGTACCAGAAGGTAACATTAAAAGACCTTCTAGATTAATCGCAGAAAAGGAATCTGAAAATAATAGTGAAAACAAtagtgaaaataaagaatctAATACTTCTGATAACAACAATGGTGATGACTCCGCTTCTTCAGTCTCAATTGATATACCAGAAGGTAACATTAAATGGTATTCTAGACCAACCGCAGAAAAAAAATCTGAAAATAATAGTGAAAACAAtagtgaaaataaagaatctAATACTTCTGATAACAACAATGGTGATGACTCCGCTTCTTCAGTCTCAATTGATATACCAGAAGGTAACATTAAATGGTATTCTAGACCAACCGCAGAAAAAAAATCTGAAAATAATAGTGAAAacaatagtaaaaataaagaatctAATACTTCTGATAACAACAATGGTGATGACTCCGCTTCTTCAGTCTCAGTTGATATACCAGAAGGTAACATTAAAAGACCTTCTAGATTAATCGCGGAAAAAGAATCTGAAAATAatagtgaaaataaaaatgatgataaaaaacaAGATAAAGAAACTAATACttctgataataaaaatgaagactCAAATTATGATAACCCCGCTTCACCAGCCCCAAATGATTCAAATTATGATAATCCAGCTTCTCCAGCTCCAAATGATATACCAGAAGGTAACATTAAAAGGCCTTCTAGATTAATTGCAGAAAaagaatatgaaaataatagtgaaaataagaatgaatataaagaacaaaataaagaatataataCTTCTGATAACAACAGTGGTGATATTCCTGAATCTCCAGTCCCAAATTATGTACCAGAAGGTAAATTTAAAAGGTTTTCTAGACTAATCGCGGAAAAAGAATCTGAAAATAatagtgaaaataaaaatgatgataaaaaacaAGATAAAGAAACTAATACTTCTGATAACAACAATGAAGTCTCAAATTATGATAATCCAGCTTCTCCAGCCCCAAATGATTCAAATTATGATAATCCCGCTTCTCCAGTCTCAGTTGATATACCAGAAGGTAACATTAAAAGGCCTTCTAGACTAATTGCAGAAAAAGAatctgaaaataataataaaaataagaatgAAGATAAAAAACATGATAAAGAAACTAATACttctgataataaaaatgaagactCAAATTATGATAACCCCGCTTCACCAGCCCCAAATGATTCAAATTATGATAATCCCGCTTCTCCAGTCTCAGTTGATATACCAGAAGGTAACATTAAAAGGCCTTCTAGACTAATTGCAGAAAAAGAATCTGAAAATAAGAATGAAGATAAAAAACAAGATAAAAAACAAGATAATGAAACTAATAATTCTGACAATAACCATGATGATAGACCAGCTACTCCAGCCCCAAACGATGTACCAGAAGATAAACCTAAAAGGCCTACTAGATTATTCGCAGAAAAGGAATCTGAAAATAATAGTGAAAATAAGAATGaagataaaaaacaaaataaagaatcTAATACTTCTGACAATAACCATGATGATAGACCAGCTACTCCAGCCCCAAACGATGTACCAGAAGATAAACCTAAAAGGCCTACTAGATTATTCGCAGAAAAGGAATCTGAAAATAATAGTGAAAATAAGAATGaagataaaaaacaaaataaagaatcTAATACttctgataataaaaatgaagactCAAATTATGATAACCCCGCTTCTCCAGCCCCAAATGATGATTCAAATTATGATAATCCCGCTTCTCCAGCTCCAAATGATGTACCAGAAGGTAAATTTAAAAGGCTTTCTAGACTAATCGCAGAAAaagaatttgaaaataagagtgaaaaacatatttccggaaaaaataaagcaaaTAAAAGTACGTTTGTAGAAAATGGACAAAAATGGAACTTGGATGAAGAAAGGAAAAGCATGTTcgaaaagataaaaaagaaaaaacaaaaatacaaaaaaaaatattatgctTATGATATGATtgaaaaaatggaatattTGAGTTCGCTATCAGATGATGAATATTTTACGAATGATGGTGCCCCTAATCATGCACAAACTAGTAGTGTTCTAGGAAAATATTTGAAACATCCTAATacttataataaatatttagatattaatttatttttcgaTGAAAAACCATATCAATATAGAAAAggtaattattattttataaatccATTTCCATATAGTATtataaagatgaaaaaaaatgaaggaTTATCTAAttcagaaaaaataaaatatgatggTGTCTATTGTTATTCTCTCTCCTTTAATAATTATTCTTCATTAACATATACAATTGAAAACTCATTCAGAAATGTAAAACCAATAGAAGAAATAATACCAGGCACATTAACAGGTTTTAAAAGTGATGACGGATATCAAAAAATGCTTACTCCAATGTTTGTTGAACAGGATATGTTCTTACATTGTGCATTTAAGAATGAATATGatgaaatagaaaataaaatagcatCATTTCctgttaaaatatttttaaaaaaaaatttaaacaaaaCAAAAGGGTGTtcttttcaaataaataaaaatggttcgatatataaagaatatgCAGAAAGGGAATCATTTTTAAGTAAAAAAGTTATATTGAATGATGAAAGTACCAGTAACGAATGTGATATCACAGCTACAAATGAAATTATTGGTTTTCAATGTGGACCCCCATACAAATATTATACCAACGACAGTAATACGAGTTATATTGATaagattttttttaatactgtgaataatgaagatataaaaattggtgaatattttaaagttGAACCTGCACATTGTTTTGAAGAAGTTAATGCAAATGAACATATTGAAGATATTGCCCCAGGTAGTTTCCCTTTCCCGAATTTTGAAATGATAAATGGAGGTTTAAAATCACATCATACAAGGTAtataaagttaaaaataaGAGATCCAAATGCAATTATATCATGTTATTGCAACTATTATAATAATgggaaaataatttattcagGTATAATGACTAtaaatggtaaaaaaaaatataatgatcaATCATATTCGGATTATCCACCTCAAGACATTAATAAAACAAGCGATAATGCAAAAGGAACTGGTCACAAAACAattaattcaaataaaaaaagtaaaattgATAATACggaaaattatgataatgactataaatatttttttaatttcttgcCATATTATAATCCATATCTCATGCAATATAAAAAGCAGCCTGAATACGTTGTGAAAAATGATTTCATATATGATAGTAAGTATAGCGACACAAATAATgatgaatttttaaaaaaaattaaaaataatttgtcCGACTTAAAACTCACTGATAACAATGAGTATATTCATGATATGGATGATAATTTAAGATATAAATACGATAATAGAGATTCTAACGTGTACCCAATCAGTGAATATGATCTAGAAAATCATTTTGATAGCGACGTGTTGTCAGATTCTTATGGACACACGTTTAATGATGATTATATAAGTCCACATAGTAACTCATATTATGAAGAAAATACGTATAACTCAGATGACATTTTCTCTAATTATGATGACGTTAATATTGAAGCTGAATATGAAGAATTTGAACCATTGCAAAATAATGTAACTTTTCAAGATAATAAATCCTATGAAGATAAATCTCAATCTATTATAGTAATcaataaatcaaaaaatgttaatctTTATATtcccaaaaataaaataaaaaataaatcggaatatacaaaaaataatgaagatatagaagataataaaaagaaagaTGCGCTccttaaatatttattattaacatacGAAGAAACAccagataaaaatgaaaaaatgaataaaaaattaaaattatttaaagaaTATTTCCCGTCTTCACCAAaccataatatatttgtagaagaaaaagaaaatgataatacatcaaataaaataaaaagtatatTTGATAATCAAGAAAAATCAATAGA